One genomic window of Desulfuromonas sp. AOP6 includes the following:
- the tssK gene encoding type VI secretion system baseplate subunit TssK, whose protein sequence is MNKVVWAEGLFLSQQHFQAWDSQRERAQHMLQSLLNPFCWGLISLAIDQEALSLGRFQLLEARILFQDGRLAAYHSSMDEPLSCELKAPAGEPLAIYLAVPSNQHVAGISGYPQRNQASGWLADYRDLEDSFDASRKREILLAKPNLHLLSGEQATLPFLRLKIAEVIHDGDHHYRLTEGFIPPVCRIAASPVLLQRLGRIIDTLNAKRKQIEQTRAGCDGGSAQFAKADPGSDNLLRNLNMAIPQLRHLHQNPDLHPEQLYRVLCQSLGAFCTHHSELTIDFIPPYNQEELAQIFQRLEGMLTSLLEIKSTSKPSSLDLERESSSLLCCYEIPEAVFSQHTFFLEALYESDDPNWITDFARQVKVTPRSVIETVVATALPGVRLIHTQRPPAKLSTRSGYEYFRLEARGDFWAQIKTEGTLAIYLPHLFSTTDVKLVTVEE, encoded by the coding sequence ATGAATAAAGTCGTTTGGGCCGAAGGCCTCTTTTTAAGCCAACAGCACTTTCAGGCATGGGATAGCCAGCGGGAACGGGCGCAACATATGCTGCAGTCCCTTTTGAACCCCTTCTGCTGGGGGCTCATCTCTCTGGCGATCGACCAGGAAGCATTGAGCCTGGGGCGTTTTCAACTGCTTGAGGCCAGAATACTTTTTCAGGATGGACGGTTGGCCGCATATCACTCCTCGATGGATGAGCCGCTCTCCTGTGAGCTGAAAGCGCCGGCCGGTGAACCTCTGGCCATTTATCTGGCGGTTCCCTCCAACCAGCACGTCGCCGGAATCTCCGGCTACCCACAACGCAACCAAGCCAGTGGCTGGCTGGCGGACTATCGCGACCTAGAGGACAGTTTCGATGCCAGCCGCAAGCGGGAGATTCTGCTGGCCAAACCCAATCTGCATCTGCTATCCGGCGAACAGGCCACGCTGCCCTTTCTGCGCCTTAAAATCGCCGAAGTCATCCACGACGGCGACCATCACTACCGACTGACGGAAGGGTTCATTCCCCCCGTCTGCCGGATAGCCGCCTCGCCGGTACTGCTGCAGCGCCTTGGCCGCATAATTGACACCCTGAACGCCAAACGGAAACAGATTGAGCAGACCCGGGCGGGCTGCGACGGCGGCTCGGCCCAATTCGCCAAAGCCGACCCCGGCAGCGACAATCTGCTGCGCAACCTCAACATGGCGATCCCGCAGCTGCGACATCTGCACCAAAACCCCGACCTGCACCCAGAACAGCTGTACCGGGTTCTGTGCCAGAGCCTCGGGGCGTTTTGCACCCACCACAGCGAACTGACAATCGACTTCATCCCGCCTTACAACCAGGAAGAACTGGCTCAAATATTCCAACGACTTGAGGGCATGCTCACGAGTCTGCTGGAGATCAAAAGCACCAGCAAACCGTCGTCGCTAGACCTTGAAAGGGAAAGCAGCAGCCTTCTGTGTTGCTATGAAATTCCCGAAGCGGTCTTCAGTCAGCACACCTTCTTTCTGGAGGCGCTCTACGAATCGGATGACCCCAATTGGATTACCGACTTCGCCCGCCAGGTCAAGGTGACGCCTCGCAGCGTCATCGAAACCGTGGTGGCCACGGCCCTGCCCGGGGTACGACTCATTCACACTCAGCGGCCGCCGGCAAAGCTGTCCACCCGCAGCGGCTATGAATATTTTCGTCTCGAAGCCCGAGGTGACTTTTGGGCCCAGATTAAAACCGAGGGCACCCTGGCGATCTATCTGCCCCACCTGTTCAGCACAACAGATGTCAAACTCGTAACGGTTGAGGAATAA
- a CDS encoding type VI secretion system-associated FHA domain protein gives MLNRAISGRHKTSNRPIEVKSSAESALLAVCGGLARLIEGQRRFYVEFGLPHSRVFSHEAASLGQTEFEQVLLGWLTDKEEGRKNLSGVMHDLIAHQLALHGALDGVAKESLEKLSPASIRSRTFSLFGWRPFAWLSYRRLHRSYRENDYLRHQELIVSGFVKEYIAYRNRLATPLPVQ, from the coding sequence ATGTTGAACCGTGCCATTTCTGGTCGCCATAAAACCTCAAATCGGCCCATCGAGGTGAAGTCATCGGCTGAAAGCGCTCTTCTGGCGGTCTGTGGCGGACTGGCCAGATTAATCGAAGGACAGCGGCGCTTCTACGTCGAATTCGGCCTGCCTCACAGCCGCGTCTTCAGCCATGAGGCCGCTTCTCTTGGGCAAACTGAATTTGAGCAGGTGCTGCTGGGCTGGCTGACCGACAAGGAGGAAGGGCGAAAGAATCTCTCAGGGGTCATGCACGACCTGATTGCCCATCAGCTGGCGCTGCATGGGGCCCTCGACGGCGTCGCCAAGGAATCGCTTGAGAAGCTGTCTCCCGCCAGCATCCGTTCCCGCACCTTTAGCCTCTTCGGCTGGCGTCCCTTCGCCTGGTTAAGTTACCGCCGCCTGCACCGCAGCTACCGCGAAAACGACTATCTTCGCCACCAGGAACTGATCGTCAGTGGTTTCGTTAAAGAATACATCGCGTACCGGAATCGACTCGCCACCCCTCTTCCGGTCCAATAG
- the icmH gene encoding type IVB secretion system protein IcmH/DotU, translating into MQTQSRTAPHNPLLQCCEVLFSLVAPLKNDQKAATLDDSFRERILAEFAAMEKKAFDLQIGMVEQKDARYAMAAFIDEMVLSSTWPGRLEWMAKPLQLDFFGEHTAGEGFFTRLTNLRQGGEENLHLLELYYYCLQLGFEGAYKVKGLEKLMALQVDLRSQIDGYRGQPPRQLAPVGLPGHALINRMRRQVPYWVIAVVTISVIFFTYIGYSLVSGNIAQASVDHIQQQQKSVFKRSSALY; encoded by the coding sequence ATGCAAACGCAATCCCGAACCGCCCCCCACAACCCTCTTCTTCAATGCTGTGAGGTCTTGTTTTCCCTGGTGGCGCCCCTGAAAAATGACCAGAAAGCCGCCACTCTGGATGACAGCTTTCGTGAACGCATTCTGGCGGAGTTTGCCGCCATGGAGAAAAAGGCCTTTGATCTGCAGATCGGCATGGTGGAGCAGAAAGATGCCCGCTACGCCATGGCCGCCTTCATCGATGAAATGGTCCTGAGTTCAACCTGGCCGGGCCGCCTGGAGTGGATGGCCAAACCTCTTCAGCTCGATTTTTTCGGGGAACATACCGCAGGCGAAGGGTTCTTTACGCGCCTGACCAACCTGCGTCAGGGCGGGGAGGAGAATCTTCATCTGCTGGAACTTTATTACTACTGCCTGCAGCTTGGCTTCGAAGGCGCCTATAAAGTCAAAGGCCTTGAGAAGCTGATGGCTCTGCAGGTGGACCTGCGCAGCCAGATCGATGGGTACCGGGGTCAGCCGCCACGCCAGCTGGCTCCGGTCGGCCTTCCCGGACACGCCCTGATCAACAGGATGCGAAGACAGGTTCCTTACTGGGTTATCGCTGTAGTGACCATTTCCGTCATTTTTTTTACTTACATCGGCTACTCCCTGGTATCCGGCAACATTGCCCAGGCCAGCGTCGACCATATCCAACAACAGCAGAAATCCGTTTTTAAACGCTCTTCCGCCCTCTATTAG
- the tssM gene encoding type VI secretion system membrane subunit TssM, with protein MQNILLIIQAYLFGRLGSRILGLMLVLSLIWWAGPYVGLTETTLRAYLIIGVLVFFVGVWLIRRLVVKNRSTLFRKDLDAHIEQDQSRQAEIEELRGKMNQAIASLKSSELGSQHRGNAALYALPWFMIIGPAAAGKTSLLRNSGLHFPYAHDNDIDIRGFGGTRNCDWWFSNEAVLLDTAGRYTTEQDDRPEWLAFLALLRKHRRRQPLNGAIVAISLADLLTADNQEIERHVKIIRDRIDELTARLGCVFPIYVVFTKCDLLHGFTSYFADLDDKERDQVWGCWLGHEAPQNIGDLFRTKMGELHRRLTEMRLYKLSLVRKIQAKNELFDFPGQFEAAQNRLVDFITRLTKENPYQDTPNFCGIYLTSATQEGTPIQKILGKMRQAFGFVEDREATELPESTSFFVKNFFQSVVFPNAQDVSRTKKSGIINRTLKTASIVGCLGLIAGSIMLLSTTLTANTLLLKKGDVAAERLADVVEAKESAPSERFSALTEVLRHYQKLKAYEEKLPISLTMGVYEGDRQLPAIRSLLLGSFERLFFQPALDDLEIELATYGKQWLASSAKRQDAIRDDYYDGLKAYLMLNRPDRLDLDEATRILLSRLEKRLPESSADEPVKEKNNRDLEVLLRTYLSHMQVPQDHPDFVEARQVDQALVVEAQNYLKALPDPKRLYAQIRNKGRLQARDLGLQDMIKGPGRGLLSSAHAVPFMYTAKGWYEFTRAEIQDLVALASRGDWVTGYLQTTDDSTDSNLVNEELSRQLEREIRGLYFTEYAEHWFRMLEETRLDPFRSLDDASKKMLLLARNDGPIAELMQVVSRNINLSESKEIQVFSGSRESSLVPELEAPLHDLRKLADAGDKMNTSLLINQYLLALTSAQAEIEQLAATIDVQQDCFHYAASILGGSGANDSELYKCWLSTKSLLNGIEARTRKVAEQVLTNPIQQAWLMTIEQTRNYLQNQWNSTVFLHYKRKIVDRFPFSLTGSDASLNDVSDFFRPDNGIIWSFTDEQLKPFLRKKRHQWAEKSWLGIGVKLNPSLLRSLTQASQISSGLFRQGQNHPDVHFSIYPIPSRGLRMVRFEASGQQMIYQNEPQEWRHFKWPGDEQMPLAVVGGTTSGNRALGKLDFAGDWSLFHLLKQARITNDPDGYMLAWDLESAPGHTLAVQLKLRPDRDSNIFVSGLFSDFRLPATIF; from the coding sequence ATGCAAAACATATTGCTCATCATTCAGGCGTATCTTTTCGGCCGCCTCGGCTCCCGCATCCTGGGTCTCATGCTGGTTCTCTCACTGATATGGTGGGCCGGCCCCTATGTCGGCCTGACGGAGACGACCCTCCGAGCCTACCTGATCATTGGTGTTCTGGTCTTTTTCGTCGGCGTCTGGCTGATCCGTCGTCTGGTCGTAAAGAATCGCTCCACCCTGTTTCGCAAAGACCTCGATGCGCACATCGAACAGGACCAGTCCCGACAGGCCGAGATCGAAGAGCTGCGCGGCAAGATGAACCAGGCCATTGCCTCTCTCAAATCGTCAGAACTGGGTTCACAACACCGGGGTAACGCCGCGCTGTACGCTCTGCCCTGGTTTATGATCATCGGCCCGGCAGCCGCGGGTAAAACCTCGCTGCTTCGTAACTCGGGGCTCCACTTCCCTTATGCTCACGACAACGATATCGATATTCGCGGTTTCGGGGGCACACGCAACTGCGACTGGTGGTTTTCCAACGAAGCCGTCCTGCTGGATACAGCGGGACGCTACACCACCGAGCAGGACGATCGCCCGGAATGGCTGGCTTTTTTGGCGCTGCTGCGCAAGCACCGTCGCCGCCAACCCCTTAACGGCGCCATTGTGGCGATCAGTCTGGCCGATTTGCTTACTGCCGACAACCAGGAAATCGAGCGGCATGTCAAAATCATCCGGGATCGCATTGATGAACTGACCGCCCGCCTTGGCTGCGTTTTTCCCATTTATGTCGTATTTACCAAATGCGACCTCCTGCATGGCTTCACCTCCTATTTCGCCGATCTCGATGACAAAGAGCGGGACCAGGTCTGGGGCTGCTGGCTGGGCCACGAGGCACCGCAGAACATTGGCGACCTCTTCCGCACCAAAATGGGGGAATTGCACCGCCGCCTGACCGAAATGCGCCTGTACAAGCTGTCTCTCGTACGTAAAATTCAAGCCAAAAACGAGCTCTTCGATTTTCCCGGTCAATTCGAGGCCGCCCAAAACCGGCTGGTCGATTTCATCACCCGCTTGACCAAGGAAAATCCCTACCAGGATACGCCCAACTTCTGCGGCATCTACCTGACGAGTGCCACCCAGGAGGGAACACCCATTCAAAAAATCCTGGGAAAAATGCGCCAGGCTTTCGGCTTTGTCGAAGACAGAGAAGCCACGGAACTTCCCGAGTCCACCAGCTTCTTTGTCAAAAACTTCTTTCAGTCCGTCGTCTTTCCCAATGCCCAGGATGTCAGCCGCACCAAAAAATCGGGAATCATAAACCGCACCCTGAAAACAGCCAGTATCGTCGGCTGTCTCGGCCTGATTGCCGGCAGTATCATGTTGCTGAGCACTACCCTGACCGCCAACACTCTGCTGCTGAAAAAAGGGGATGTGGCCGCCGAACGTCTTGCCGATGTGGTCGAAGCGAAAGAGTCTGCCCCCTCGGAGCGTTTTTCTGCCCTGACCGAGGTTTTGCGGCACTACCAGAAGCTCAAGGCGTATGAGGAAAAACTCCCCATCTCTCTGACAATGGGCGTCTATGAAGGGGACAGGCAACTTCCGGCAATCCGCTCCCTCTTGCTTGGGTCCTTCGAACGCCTGTTCTTTCAGCCGGCCCTGGACGACCTCGAGATCGAACTGGCCACCTACGGCAAGCAGTGGCTCGCCTCGTCGGCCAAACGTCAGGACGCCATTCGCGACGATTACTATGATGGACTCAAAGCCTACCTGATGCTCAACCGTCCGGACCGCCTTGACCTTGATGAAGCGACGAGAATCCTCCTGTCGCGCCTGGAAAAAAGGCTGCCGGAATCCAGCGCCGACGAACCCGTTAAAGAAAAAAACAATCGAGATCTCGAAGTCCTGCTGCGAACCTACCTCTCACACATGCAGGTTCCCCAGGATCATCCGGACTTTGTGGAGGCACGTCAGGTGGATCAGGCCCTGGTGGTTGAGGCTCAGAACTACCTGAAAGCCCTGCCGGACCCCAAACGGCTGTATGCGCAGATCCGCAACAAGGGCAGGCTGCAGGCCCGTGATCTCGGCCTGCAGGACATGATTAAAGGGCCTGGGCGTGGTCTTCTCAGCAGTGCCCATGCGGTCCCCTTTATGTATACCGCCAAGGGCTGGTACGAATTCACTCGAGCAGAAATACAGGACCTTGTCGCCCTGGCGAGCCGTGGCGACTGGGTGACCGGCTACCTGCAGACAACGGATGACAGCACCGATTCAAACCTTGTGAATGAAGAACTTTCCCGCCAGTTAGAGCGGGAAATCCGCGGCCTCTACTTCACTGAATACGCGGAACACTGGTTCAGAATGCTGGAAGAAACCCGGTTGGATCCTTTCCGTTCCCTGGACGATGCCAGCAAGAAGATGCTGCTCCTTGCGCGCAACGATGGGCCCATCGCCGAGCTCATGCAAGTTGTGTCCAGGAATATCAACCTTTCGGAAAGTAAAGAGATTCAGGTTTTCTCAGGTTCCCGGGAAAGCAGTCTGGTGCCGGAACTGGAGGCGCCCCTGCATGACCTGCGCAAACTCGCAGATGCCGGCGATAAAATGAACACCAGTCTGTTGATCAATCAATACCTGCTGGCTCTGACCTCGGCTCAAGCGGAAATTGAGCAGTTGGCCGCCACCATTGATGTTCAGCAGGACTGTTTTCACTATGCGGCCAGCATTCTGGGCGGCAGCGGCGCCAACGATTCGGAGTTGTACAAATGCTGGCTTTCCACCAAAAGTCTTCTCAACGGCATTGAAGCCCGCACCCGCAAGGTGGCCGAGCAGGTTCTTACCAATCCGATTCAGCAGGCCTGGCTGATGACCATTGAGCAAACCCGGAACTATCTGCAGAACCAATGGAACAGCACGGTTTTCCTTCATTACAAACGCAAGATTGTCGACCGGTTTCCCTTCAGCCTTACTGGCTCTGACGCCTCACTTAACGACGTTTCCGACTTCTTTCGTCCGGACAACGGCATTATCTGGAGCTTCACTGACGAACAGCTCAAACCCTTTCTGCGGAAAAAACGTCATCAGTGGGCAGAAAAGTCCTGGCTTGGGATCGGCGTCAAACTCAACCCCTCTCTGCTGCGCTCCCTGACCCAGGCATCGCAGATCAGCTCCGGTCTCTTCAGGCAGGGGCAAAACCATCCGGACGTACATTTTTCCATCTACCCCATTCCTAGCCGCGGCTTGCGCATGGTGCGCTTTGAAGCCAGCGGACAGCAGATGATTTACCAAAACGAGCCTCAGGAATGGCGGCACTTCAAGTGGCCCGGCGATGAGCAGATGCCCCTTGCTGTCGTCGGCGGGACAACCAGTGGCAATCGCGCGCTCGGCAAGCTCGACTTCGCCGGCGACTGGAGCCTCTTTCATCTGCTCAAACAGGCGCGAATCACCAACGACCCCGATGGCTACATGCTGGCCTGGGATCTGGAATCGGCTCCGGGCCACACCCTGGCCGTTCAGCTCAAACTTCGCCCCGATCGTGACAGCAATATCTTCGTCAGCGGCCTGTTCTCAGACTTCCGGCTGCCGGCCACTATTTTTTGA
- the tssJ gene encoding type VI secretion system lipoprotein TssJ, with product MNKNHSMIVFLLAVLTACMLGGCSAPKVKVSLSSTATLNMNEHKEALPVVVRIYQLRDNKAFERATFDELWKSETSVLGNQLLRKEILTLDPASQQKLEIERHDEAQFVGVMAAFHNQADNNWRAIKRADRSFLWIDLSTNLEALLQDNSLRLVN from the coding sequence ATGAACAAAAATCATTCCATGATCGTCTTTCTTCTCGCTGTACTGACCGCCTGCATGCTGGGCGGCTGTTCCGCTCCCAAGGTGAAAGTCAGCCTGTCTTCCACGGCCACCCTCAACATGAACGAGCACAAAGAGGCGTTGCCGGTCGTGGTACGGATCTACCAGCTTCGTGATAACAAAGCGTTTGAACGCGCCACGTTTGACGAGTTGTGGAAATCGGAAACCTCTGTTTTGGGCAACCAGCTGCTGCGTAAAGAAATCCTGACCCTGGATCCGGCCTCCCAACAGAAACTGGAAATTGAACGCCATGACGAGGCCCAATTCGTCGGCGTCATGGCCGCCTTTCACAATCAGGCGGACAATAATTGGCGGGCCATCAAACGGGCCGACCGTTCTTTTCTGTGGATCGATCTTTCCACCAATCTTGAAGCCTTGCTGCAAGACAACAGTCTTCGCCTTGTGAACTGA
- the tagF gene encoding type VI secretion system-associated protein TagF — protein sequence MFGLFEKTRANINPSSRLRTACFGKLPLHGDFIRHNLCCRETTAFEKWLQEGVGTITRLHPKGWPPAYRQFARLHFVLTGGEQEHNLIGTLRASQDKSGRIYPFALLWVAPAPLLHGHRATAPFVFDHCFDYGDNPVHLQRENVALAKLLGELDQKSFENPALTQRELLESQIRGFDKLTMGHYWNGLRQPIAKENREQFWQTFYNVLKTVLQRGASRTHWGIRLPLPAQEQTASVVFWVQMVESILEDRFWRAHYFWSEGTAESEPSLTLFFRPLLPSYLLPLLNHELDDNAVFDLGREWPKLSSFSSRVDLRNLLDKDDASMLDVLYRTGRREMLG from the coding sequence ATGTTTGGACTGTTTGAAAAGACGAGGGCAAACATCAACCCGTCGTCTCGGCTGCGTACGGCCTGCTTCGGCAAATTGCCCCTTCACGGCGATTTCATTCGCCACAACCTCTGCTGCCGCGAGACCACCGCGTTCGAAAAGTGGCTGCAAGAAGGGGTGGGCACCATCACGCGCCTGCATCCAAAAGGCTGGCCGCCCGCATACCGTCAATTTGCCCGGCTTCATTTTGTCCTGACCGGGGGCGAACAGGAGCACAACCTGATTGGTACGCTGCGCGCCAGCCAGGACAAGAGCGGACGTATCTATCCCTTTGCCCTGCTATGGGTGGCCCCCGCGCCGCTACTGCACGGACATCGGGCTACAGCGCCTTTTGTCTTCGACCACTGCTTCGACTACGGTGACAATCCGGTGCACCTGCAGCGTGAGAATGTCGCGCTGGCCAAACTGTTAGGCGAATTGGACCAGAAAAGCTTTGAAAACCCGGCCCTGACACAACGCGAACTGCTCGAAAGCCAGATACGCGGCTTTGACAAGCTGACGATGGGACACTACTGGAACGGGCTGCGGCAACCTATTGCCAAGGAGAATCGCGAACAGTTCTGGCAGACTTTCTACAACGTCTTGAAAACCGTCCTGCAGCGCGGGGCCAGCCGGACCCACTGGGGCATACGCCTGCCCTTACCCGCGCAGGAACAAACAGCTTCGGTTGTCTTTTGGGTCCAAATGGTCGAATCAATCCTCGAGGATCGCTTCTGGCGGGCTCACTACTTCTGGAGTGAAGGAACAGCAGAGAGCGAGCCCAGTCTGACCCTCTTTTTCCGGCCGCTGCTCCCATCCTACCTGCTGCCGCTGCTCAATCACGAACTAGACGACAACGCGGTTTTCGATCTGGGTCGGGAATGGCCAAAGCTGTCTTCTTTTTCCAGCCGCGTCGACCTCAGAAATTTGCTGGACAAGGATGACGCCAGCATGCTGGACGTGCTTTACCGTACCGGCCGCCGGGAGATGCTGGGATGA